The following coding sequences lie in one Arabidopsis thaliana chromosome 3, partial sequence genomic window:
- a CDS encoding Actin-binding FH2/DRF autoregulatory protein, translating into MDIRELIDITELSSIATEGPPPPPPPPLLQPHHSALSSSPLPPPLPPKKLLATTNTPPPPPPPLHSNSQMGAPTSSLVLKSPHNLKGQGQTRKANLKPYHWLKLTRAVQGSLWAEAQKSDEAATAPDFDISEIEKLFSAVNLSSNSENNGGKSGRRARPKVEKVQLIELKRAYNCEIMLSKVKIPLPDLMSSVLALDESVIDVDQVDNLIKFCPTKEEAELLKGFIGNKETLGRCEQFFLELLKVPRVETKLRVFSFKIQFHSQVTDLRRGLNTIHSATNEVRGSTKLKRIMQTILSLGNALNHGTARGSAIGFHLDSLLKLTDTRSRNSKMTLMHYLCKVLAEKLPGLLNFPKDMVSLEAATNIQLKYLAEEMQATSKGLEKVVQEFTASETDCQISKHFHMNLKEFLSVAEGEVRSLASLYSTVGGSADALALYFGEDPARVPFEQVVSTLQNFVRIFVRSHEENCKQVEFEKKRAQKEAENEKLKKGVYNEN; encoded by the exons ATGGATATCAGGGAGCTGATAGACATCACGGAGCT CAGTTCCATAGCAACAGAAGGgcctcctccacctccacctccgCCTCTTCTACAACCTCACCATTCTGcactttcatcttctcctctGCCACCACCTTTACCTCCAAAGAAATTGTTAGCTACAACTAATactccacctccaccacctccacctTTGCATTCTAATTCTCAAATGGGAGCCCCCACAAGTTCTTTGGTGTTGAAATCTCCTCAT AATCTTAAAGGTCAGGGTCAAACGAGAAAGGCCAACTTGAAACCGTATCATTGGTTAAAGCTTACTAGAGCAGTGCAAGGAAGTTTATGGGCTGAAGCGCAGAAATCTGATGAAGCTGCAAC TGCTCCAGATTTTGACATCTCTGAGATTGAGAAACTCTTCTCAGCAGTGAATCTTAGCTCTAACAGTGAAAATAATGGTGGGAAATCAGGCCGACGTGCCCGACCTAAAGTTGAGAAAGTGCAGCTG ATTGAGCTCAAACGAGCATACAACTGTGAGATCATGCTCTCTAAAGTTAAAATACCTCTGCCTGATTTGATG AGTTCTGTTCTTGCTTTGGATGAGTCAGTGATAGATGTTGATCAAGTTGACAATCTAATAAAGTTTTGtccaacaaaagaagaagcagaattgCTCAAG GGCTTCATtggaaataaagaaactttgGGGCGGTGTGAGCAG TTCTTTTTAGAACTGTTGAAAGTTCCTCGAGTGGAGACTAAGCTAAGGGTTTTCTCATTCAAGATTCAGTTTCACTCCCAG GTTACTGATCTTAGAAGAGGTTTGAATACCATACATAGTGCAACCAATGAG GTTAGAGGCTCGactaaactaaaaagaatCATGCAAACTATACTTTCCTTGGGCAATGCATTGAACCACGGGACTGCAAGGG GCTCAGCTATCGGGTTTCACCTGGATAGTCTTCTGAAACTCACTGACACTAGATCCCGTAACAGTAAGATGACTCTGATGCACTATCTCTGTAAG GTGCTTGCCGAGAAGCTTCCAGGGCTACTTAATTTTCCAAAAGACATGGTGAGCTTGGAGGCTGCAACAAat ATTCAACTAAAATACCTGGCAGAGGAGATGCAAGCAACTAGCAAAGGGTTGGAGAAAGTTGTACAAGAGTTTACTGCATCTGAAACTGATTGtcaaatatcaaaacactTTCATATG AACTTGAAAGAGTTTCTTAGCGTTGCTGAAGGAGAAGTAAGGTCCTTGGCTTCTCTCTATTCGACTGTG GGTGGAAGCGCCGATGCTTTGGCGTTATACTTCGGAGAAGATCCAGCTCGTGTCCCATTTGAGCAAG TTGTATCCACTCTGCAAAACTTTGTTAGAATATTTGTGCGGTCACACGAGGAAAACTGCAAGCAAGTTgagtttgagaagaagagagcacAGAAGGAAGCGGAGAACGAAAAACTTAAGAAAGGTGTTTACAATGAGAACTGA
- a CDS encoding Actin-binding FH2/DRF autoregulatory protein (Actin-binding FH2/DRF autoregulatory protein; FUNCTIONS IN: actin binding; INVOLVED IN: cellular component organization, actin cytoskeleton organization; EXPRESSED IN: 20 plant structures; EXPRESSED DURING: 8 growth stages; CONTAINS InterPro DOMAIN/s: Actin-binding FH2/DRF autoregulatory (InterPro:IPR003104), Actin-binding FH2 (InterPro:IPR015425); BEST Arabidopsis thaliana protein match is: Actin-binding FH2 (Formin Homology) protein (TAIR:AT2G25050.1); Has 8122 Blast hits to 5350 proteins in 392 species: Archae - 16; Bacteria - 443; Metazoa - 3142; Fungi - 756; Plants - 2255; Viruses - 469; Other Eukaryotes - 1041 (source: NCBI BLink).), translated as MELLSSIATEGPPPPPPPPLLQPHHSALSSSPLPPPLPPKKLLATTNTPPPPPPPLHSNSQMGAPTSSLVLKSPHNLKGQGQTRKANLKPYHWLKLTRAVQGSLWAEAQKSDEAATAPDFDISEIEKLFSAVNLSSNSENNGGKSGRRARPKVEKVQLIELKRAYNCEIMLSKVKIPLPDLMSSVLALDESVIDVDQVDNLIKFCPTKEEAELLKGFIGNKETLGRCEQFFLELLKVPRVETKLRVFSFKIQFHSQVTDLRRGLNTIHSATNEASRFFVQIVRGSTKLKRIMQTILSLGNALNHGTARGSAIGFHLDSLLKLTDTRSRNIFIFVLAEKLPGLLNFPKDMVSLEAATNIQLKYLAEEMQATSKGLEKVVQEFTASETDCQISKHFHMNLKEFLSVAEGEVRSLASLYSTVGGSADALALYFGEDPARVPFEQVVSTLQNFVRIFVRSHEENCKQVEFEKKRAQKEAENEKLKKGVYNEN; from the exons ATGGAGCTGCT CAGTTCCATAGCAACAGAAGGgcctcctccacctccacctccgCCTCTTCTACAACCTCACCATTCTGcactttcatcttctcctctGCCACCACCTTTACCTCCAAAGAAATTGTTAGCTACAACTAATactccacctccaccacctccacctTTGCATTCTAATTCTCAAATGGGAGCCCCCACAAGTTCTTTGGTGTTGAAATCTCCTCAT AATCTTAAAGGTCAGGGTCAAACGAGAAAGGCCAACTTGAAACCGTATCATTGGTTAAAGCTTACTAGAGCAGTGCAAGGAAGTTTATGGGCTGAAGCGCAGAAATCTGATGAAGCTGCAAC TGCTCCAGATTTTGACATCTCTGAGATTGAGAAACTCTTCTCAGCAGTGAATCTTAGCTCTAACAGTGAAAATAATGGTGGGAAATCAGGCCGACGTGCCCGACCTAAAGTTGAGAAAGTGCAGCTG ATTGAGCTCAAACGAGCATACAACTGTGAGATCATGCTCTCTAAAGTTAAAATACCTCTGCCTGATTTGATG AGTTCTGTTCTTGCTTTGGATGAGTCAGTGATAGATGTTGATCAAGTTGACAATCTAATAAAGTTTTGtccaacaaaagaagaagcagaattgCTCAAG GGCTTCATtggaaataaagaaactttgGGGCGGTGTGAGCAG TTCTTTTTAGAACTGTTGAAAGTTCCTCGAGTGGAGACTAAGCTAAGGGTTTTCTCATTCAAGATTCAGTTTCACTCCCAG GTTACTGATCTTAGAAGAGGTTTGAATACCATACATAGTGCAACCAATGAGGCAAGTCGATTTTTCGTGCAAATA GTTAGAGGCTCGactaaactaaaaagaatCATGCAAACTATACTTTCCTTGGGCAATGCATTGAACCACGGGACTGCAAGGG GCTCAGCTATCGGGTTTCACCTGGATAGTCTTCTGAAACTCACTGACACTAGATCCCGTAACA tctttatcttt GTGCTTGCCGAGAAGCTTCCAGGGCTACTTAATTTTCCAAAAGACATGGTGAGCTTGGAGGCTGCAACAAat ATTCAACTAAAATACCTGGCAGAGGAGATGCAAGCAACTAGCAAAGGGTTGGAGAAAGTTGTACAAGAGTTTACTGCATCTGAAACTGATTGtcaaatatcaaaacactTTCATATG AACTTGAAAGAGTTTCTTAGCGTTGCTGAAGGAGAAGTAAGGTCCTTGGCTTCTCTCTATTCGACTGTG GGTGGAAGCGCCGATGCTTTGGCGTTATACTTCGGAGAAGATCCAGCTCGTGTCCCATTTGAGCAAG TTGTATCCACTCTGCAAAACTTTGTTAGAATATTTGTGCGGTCACACGAGGAAAACTGCAAGCAAGTTgagtttgagaagaagagagcacAGAAGGAAGCGGAGAACGAAAAACTTAAGAAAGGTGTTTACAATGAGAACTGA